ATAGATCACCTACTATGGCCATACCCTGCTGACACGCCCCGACTACAGCATCTGTTTCATCTGAACTTGGATTGGATGATACAAATTCCTTTAATAAACTTTCTACTTCGGCTTCATCAAGATCGCCCACCGCCTGTGTTAACCGTTCTAAATCTAACAAAACCATCTCCTCCTTTGTTTCCAAAGTAATGCTGCTTCATACTTATTAGGATTAGTTGAAAACACCCCCTCCATCACGCATAAAAGTTACCCATAGGTTAACACAAGTCGGATTTTTTAACCTACTGGGCTATTAGCAACTGTATAGCTGTATATACAGTTAAATCCAAAAAAATAAGAGAATAAACCACGGTCCTTTTACATACTAAAGTATGTTGATTTAAAAAAATTTTAACATACTTCGGTATGTTTGGTCAATCCTTTATTTTCTCTTCCCCTCATGATATAATCACAATTAATATTGAGCATTTTGCAAAATAATTAGCCTTAGAAAATCAAGATTTTCCGAAAAAGTAGAAAGGACTTCACCTCAAAAACGGAGAAGTTTTCAAGTGGCTAAATCAGGAAAGGAAAAATCATGGATAATATAAGAAATTTGCGAAGAGACCAAGCACATGCGACAAAAAGAAAACTTATTGATAAAGCCTTCCGACTGTTTGAGAAATACGGATACGATAATGTGACTATTGATCAAATTTGTAACGAACTTGGCTTAACAAAAGGAGCCTTTTACCATCATTTTAGATCAAAAGCAGATATTCTTTTACGACGGTATAAAATCGCTGAAGGTGATATCTTCGAACTTTTCAATAATAACCTTAAACTACCGCCAGATGTACAGCTCCGGAAGATTTTCGATTTCTATCTTGAATATTTTCAAGAAAATAGATTGGATGAGGTCAAGGTATTAATAAAAATTCAAATGGACAAGCATTACAAGAACTTCGCACTGACCAGTACCCTTCAGAGACAAGTGTTAAAACACATAATTCAAAAGGGCCAAGAGAGTGGCTGTTTTAAAAAAAACGTCGATAGCGAAGAAACCGCACGGTTTATCATGAGTTACCTTTATGGTCTCTTGTCAGAATGGTGTGCATATGACGGTAAAATTCAGTTCTCAGCTTCGCTAAATAACTTTTATGAGAAATATTTAAAAGAGATTTTATTTCTAAAAAACGAAACTTCCAAGTAATCATAAAAGCGATATGCTCCCCTAAAGGTAGAGACGGTAATAAAAACCTACTACCAAAAAGTGAGCATTTTCATTTATAAAATGAGTCAGGTAGGAACAGGCCTCTCGCAAATCCCAGGATATCGCAATTGAGCCTCCCCCATCGCAGAACCGCGCGAACGCAATTAACGCACACGGCTCCTGTTAGCAGTATAATAAAATACAGCAAAAACGGCCACTTAAAATACAGCAATTTCGGCCACTGGATACAGCACCTCGACTGGAAACAATGGGTTATGCTACCATTAAGGTAAATCTCAATTCCGGAGGGGTACACGATGAAGGGGCGGAAGGAAGCTGAGCTTATACGAAGGAGTAGTCATCGACTGGCTCAAACAGCATCCCGATATGTCGGCTGCACAGGTATTGGACTGGCT
This genomic window from Thermincola ferriacetica contains:
- a CDS encoding TetR/AcrR family transcriptional regulator encodes the protein MDNIRNLRRDQAHATKRKLIDKAFRLFEKYGYDNVTIDQICNELGLTKGAFYHHFRSKADILLRRYKIAEGDIFELFNNNLKLPPDVQLRKIFDFYLEYFQENRLDEVKVLIKIQMDKHYKNFALTSTLQRQVLKHIIQKGQESGCFKKNVDSEETARFIMSYLYGLLSEWCAYDGKIQFSASLNNFYEKYLKEILFLKNETSK